TCACCGCTTATAATGTTAGGCCTGATCGGTGTGTATACGCATGCaatttagatttaaaatatgtttgtaCATATCAATAATctttcatatttcatttatttacatcttaACATTTGTGAAGGGAATTGGGTGAATccgaaataaaaatgcatttccaGGAAATaatatttgctattttttttttagtttttgaagGTAAAAGTATTTGTGCTTCtgtgacattttctttttttttttgtatgttttttatggACCTGCCCTTATTCATCCAGACTGCAGCGAGGGAAGAAACACCAGATTGAGAACGGCAGCGGGGCAGAAGACAATGGCGACAGCTCGCACTGCAGTAACGCCTCTGTTCACAGTAACCAGGAGGCAGGACCTAGCATCAAACGCACCAAGACCTCAGACGACTCGGGCCTTGACATGgacaacactacagagaacgGAGGTGGGGACACAGCTCTGGATGGAGCCAGCGAGATCGAGCTCGTCTTCAGGCCTCATCCTACTCTCATGGAGAAGGAGGATGCTGCCCAAACCaggtaactaaaaaaaaagttaatttatttccatttcttAGATTACACAATGTTGTACACTAACATAGTCTCTATAATGATTCTGGTGAATTATTTTGACCGTCATACAGAGGTCACGGTCGAGTCATTTCGACCCCGAGAGTAGCAAGATGAAAAAAGAACACCTTGTTTTGAGAAATTTGATACAAAAAGGAGATGTAAGTGTCTCAGCTTGTATTTCGAATCTCacctatttacacacacacacacacacacacacacacacctggaatGTAGAGCCTGAGAATGCTTCTGACCGCAGCTCTATTGAATGCCTTATGGGGTAAATTGGAACTCCAAGGTCAGATATCACTTCATGGAAACACTAATttctttgtggctgaatgagaaacAATCTAAAATGAGATGaaagtgtccacatacttttgctcATGTTATGTAGGTTTAtcgacttttttttcccccttgcaaTTAGGTACATTAAGACCTCGGGCAACGCGACAGTCGACCACCTCTCAAAATACCTGGCTGTGAGACTCGCACTGGAGGAACTGCGCAAGAACGGAGAGGCCAGTCCCATCAACGTGGAGGCTGCCAGTGAGAAGCAGTACACCATCTACATTCCCACAGCCAACAACCAGTTCACAGTGAGTGATTTCACATCACTTTCAGGGTCTTTTTCTTACTCGATGGTTGCAGGATATTTTAAGGTTCAGTCAGCTGATCCACTGTAAGCCTGtcatgtgtctctctgtctcaggtCCTCAATGGCTCCTTCTCCCTTGAGCTGGTGAGCGAGAAATACTGGAAGGTCAACAAACCCATGGAGCTGTACTTTGCCCCGACGAAGGAGCACAAATAAATCCAGCAAGATTTAAGGCTCTGGGATGGACTGGTGGAtgttctttttgtctctctcctcctttctctctctatctttctctagTCATGGAGCCCTTGCTCCTTAACAACTGTGgctgctttttttaattgtcttttTTGTAGGAAAACTGGCCCAAGGGATTATAGATTCAGGGGGAGGGGAGACTTCTGGGAGACATACTGgtatttgatacattttttccccccctttcCATTAAGTTCAGTTTAGTGTCCCATATTGAGCAGCAGTCTGTTATGGACAGAAGTCTGACGTCGCCTTCTAAGGTTCATATCTAATaatacaccaccaccaccatgtaaACGTGTGTTTTCATTCATCGTGATTGTTCAgcttttgggaataaataacCATCCATGACGTTCACTGTCAACGGCAGCCAATGGCAATATCTTCTCACCTTATCGAAACCAGTGAGATCTCCCAAGCTGTTAGAGATCCTAAGTGCATTTTAATGACCGACCGCTCCTCTTATATAAGCATTTACAAAAGCTGACTTGCCTTTTTTGCCACTGTGTTGAGGTTAATATGAAGACTTCATCTGGTCTGCACCATCCATGCgcacatcacaccacatcaaCATAATACTACTGTATATTTTCAGCTGGCTGTATTGACCTTCGACCTTGTACATATGCCATCAGTAAGGCATCTTGGAAACCATCGACCCGTGACACGTCGTGAGCTGTCAGTTGTACACCGAGATGGAGCTGAGTTTTGATATAGGCGTATTTcataaaagaaaacaccattCATGACCAAATTTTTAGAGCATGAAGTATTTTTAGGTGGACACCATTTGCATAAGTATGCGTTTATGTTGATGTTTTGGGGGAAAGATGTATACCACAtttgtttggaaaataaaagacagtaTGCAAGTGGTGCACTGAGAGCTTTTGTAATGTAGATATGGTAATCTCCTTCACAGAATATTCATTGTATTACTTGTCATTAATAACTCATTCTATTATTCAACTCTTTGTTAATTGTTTCGTTACTCACTGCTTACACACTGATCATGCATacctttatgaccacctgcctagtATTGAGTTAGAGCTACAGaggctcatctgttggatcggaccacacggaccagcctaaGCTCCCCACTTGCATCAGTGactcgccggttcaccactgttccttccttggagcgctttagatagatactgactactgcagaccagaaaaCACCCCACAAAAGCTGAAGTTTAGGagctgctctgacccagtcgtctagccatcacaattttgGCCCTCAAACTTAAATACTTTACGCTCGcccttttttcctgcttcgGACACATCAAggttacttgctgcctaatataacCCACCCAGGTCTAGCTTTGTGTCTCAAAGAGTTTGAGCTTGACACAGTAATACTATTTCCAAACAGTAAGATTTAGAAAATAGCAATTGTGAGAGTTTGTACTGATGAAGAAAGAGATGCCAACTGCACAATGCCAACGTTTCCAGATGAAGCTGCTAAAGGTAATCCAattcaaagaaaacaaaaaacaggctTAAGGACACTCAATGGTATGTGAGGTGGgacaagaaataataatattataaacagaAATTACAAATTAAACAGGCTTTTGATTGCTTTTATCCACTGCTGCTTTCCCTGATCACGTCGGTGAGCCCTCTTGCTGTGTGTGGTCAGTACATACACAGCAGGGGTGGAGCTGAGGAGGAGCATGGATAGAGCTGGACCAGCAGAAATAAGTGCTTATTAGGAACACTGTGTGCTGGATCCACCCCTGGCAAGCCGCTGCCTAAAGCCTAAGCTAGaacttgtgtatttgtgtgtggatTAACTGCATTCATAAGTTATTTCTTTAGAGCCATAATAACTGCTCTGTATAGTATCATCAGACTTGGTTAGGATATTTCTGATCCTGCACTTTAAAACATGACCAATTAGTGCACATTGTGCTTTGCGTAAACGTACTGGGACGTCATTATCATGAAGTGGCTGATCTGATACTCTGATCTTAAAAACAGATTATATTCAGTGTCCATAATATAACATTGAGTCTGTGGCTCTCTAGTGTTTAAAGTACTTGAAATGTGAAGGACTTGCTCATGGGTCAGAGCTCAGCAGCCTCTCCGGAGCTGCCTTTTCTTCTCACGGCTGCCTGCTGTGCTGAGGTCCAGTTCCGGCATGATTTACGAGCACAGCTGACgttttattttaatctaaacaacaataaatagTGGCTAAATTTAGAGTGTTTTCATCTAAATATACACATGAACACTGTAATTCCCCCTGCAGCAAAGTGGACCACAGCTTTGAAACTCAAAGTGAGAAATCAATAGTTACTGTATACCTTCATATTGAAGAGAAATaagatgtttaaatataaaaaaaagtacacacagCTGCAGTAAGCTTAAATATGACTTGATAGAGTGGAACATGCAGTACAACAAAAATGCAAGATAATGCTATGGTCCTTAAATTATTGGCTAAATGGTGGCACCAGGGGTCCAACCTGGATATAAGCAGGTATACACTGATTTAgacattgttttttaaattctacctggtttttaattcatttttaataaaataatctctCCAGAAAATGAGACCAGTTTTCAATCGATACAATTTTTATTGCTTCCAAATAGACAACATATTATAAAAGGAATAATTCATAAGGCAGTCGGTAAACTGGTACGTTATATTCGCACTTGATCAAATGTGTGATATGCACAACTAGAACCTCTCAGCCATGTCAGTCTGCTCATAACATATGGCTTCTTTGATGGAGTACATAAAGGCTACACTAAGAACATTCCCTAAATACACACTTCAGGTGGAAATGTTTGATTCCACCAATACAATGCAGTACTCGAGGGAATatccacacagacacaaacccTCTCTGAATATTTGTGTTCAGAAGTCAGCTCCTATATCTTCTAAACTAAACAGCAGATTACAGAGTAAAGACTAGACCCAAAATAATGCCTACATGTGatcatatacataaacatgtttCAGTACAATGctcaatgcattttatttgatcagaaGTCTGCAATGCTGATGCTGGATCAGTCTTTGGCTTGTCCTGTCctgatcaaataaatgaaacctTGATAAAGAGCTGATCCTAAACCAGCATCCTTGAGGAACAAGCTgtcagtaataaaataaagccaaaatgtTTAGCTAGAACTCGCGGTTGGAACGGTATTGCAAGAAAACCGTGAAGCATTGCGGTCTTTTAAAGAGCGCTTTTAAAATGGGAAGTTGATAATTACTACGCTCAACAttcaagagagagaaatgcTGCTAGGCAACAGTGTGATGTGGCCTCCTCCGCATTACAGCCGTCCAACTCATATATATGGCTATATTACTTTTCAGTTATTTAGATAGTAAAACTGTTACGCATTTCCCGCTCTTCGATCTAGTAGTTTAGAAAAATTCACCCCAAGACAGTTACACACCTGGATATTTATAGTGATGTCTATCGGCAGGTCATACCTCGGTGTACTTACTTTTATATAACGATATGCCGTCCTACCGCGAATTATAACCAAACATTATATTCTTTATTGTGGCTAAACCATTTGTCTTACAGGTGTTTGTAAGATACAGGCATAGTTTTCTGCAAGTCAGGTAGCTGCTTCAGCATAACTACACACAGATGAGAAAAAGATCCATTCAGAAAACACATTGTAAAGACACAGTCACAGAAAAAGCAGAAGCTTCGTATACTCCAGTGGGACTTATAACCAGGAAAGTATGCTAAGCATTGAGGCCGGTGTGGGATGTCGTACCGT
The DNA window shown above is from Silurus meridionalis isolate SWU-2019-XX chromosome 12, ASM1480568v1, whole genome shotgun sequence and carries:
- the rnf2 gene encoding E3 ubiquitin-protein ligase RING2, whose protein sequence is MTQTVQTNGVQPLSKTWELSLYELQRTPQEAITDGLEIAVSPRSLHSELMCPICLDMLKNTMTTKECLHRFCADCIITALRSGNKECPTCRKKLVSKRSLRPDPNFDALISKIYPSRDEYEAHQERVLARISKHNNQQALSHSIEEGLKIQALNRLQRGKKHQIENGSGAEDNGDSSHCSNASVHSNQEAGPSIKRTKTSDDSGLDMDNTTENGGGDTALDGASEIELVFRPHPTLMEKEDAAQTRYIKTSGNATVDHLSKYLAVRLALEELRKNGEASPINVEAASEKQYTIYIPTANNQFTVLNGSFSLELVSEKYWKVNKPMELYFAPTKEHK